The Mastomys coucha isolate ucsf_1 unplaced genomic scaffold, UCSF_Mcou_1 pScaffold3, whole genome shotgun sequence DNA window ctctgtgcaggcctggctatcctggaacttgttctgtatgCCAGGTGAGGCttaaactcagaaacctgcctcccccctgctcggattaaaggtgtgctcaaCCAAATTCAGCTCAAAAGAGGGGTGTTTTTACAATGGCAACCATTGAAAAACAGGACTGTATGAGTACAGCAGTCACCATCTCTCGAGTGCCATGAAGAGGCCACAAATTCTAATTCTGGATAAAAGACTCTCCTTACCCTAAAGTCAACATGCAGCTTGTGATCCCGGCAGATGGGGCAAGGATTCCCAGCAATTTTATCCTTACGCTGtaaggggaggaaaaaaagaacttatGCTACCTTCCCTATGGcctcctcttcccacccccaccaagATGAGAACCTTAGAAACTTACAATACATGTCTTTCGGGTCCGCTGTGGTGGCACACCCCCTTTGTGGTTGCGGCGATAGTCAGCCCAAACAGGGCGAGAGCCATAGCGGTTCTGGTATTCTGAAATCAAGACAAGACGAATTAGTTTATGTATAATAGGGTGGAAGGGACCTTCTCTAGCCACTGACTGCAGGCTGcatcttcccctcctttcccttaaCCTCACATGCCTTCTGAATCCAGGTATTTCCAAGGTTCGTTTTCATATGGGGAAACAGGAAGTGAGGATGGAGCATCTTCTTCAGGACTTCTGGTGCAGAGAGTCTGGAGGGGAACCTATATTGGGAGCAAGAGGACGATGAGTTCCAAGAAAAGGCTGCAAATATTTGGTTTATCATGCGTTGGGAAGAGAGTTGGAACGTGTGCACAAAATATCAGTATAACTCAGCAAGAAAATATACGAAAGTACAATTTCTGTTGGTGTTAAACTGACAACCACTCTACCTAGGCTCCCC harbors:
- the Mrps18b gene encoding 28S ribosomal protein S18b, mitochondrial isoform X2 — translated: MAAPLRHTLLRLFPTVLRSSYVAQVPLQTLCTRSPEEDAPSSLPVSPYENEPWKYLDSEEYQNRYGSRPVWADYRRNHKGGVPPQRTRKTCIRKDKIAGNPCPICRDHKLHVDFRAFSVTTFPRLSPEMLTFILCMELSV